Genomic DNA from Zonotrichia leucophrys gambelii isolate GWCS_2022_RI chromosome 23, RI_Zleu_2.0, whole genome shotgun sequence:
CGTGCTGCTGCTCATAGAGGGACCAAGCATGACAGGACCATTGAGATGGCCAAGATCTGAATGCCACTTTATCAGAGCAAGCTCTACACCTGGTTCTTGGGGATGGCAAAGCTCAAAGGCCAGGCTGAAGGGGCAATACCCAGTCTGCAGCACCAAGCACCAAGCACTCTCCACATCCCCttgccctgtgccacctgcaTCACAGGGATGTCCTCCcgctgggaggagctgccacCCCACGGCCGGGGTGTCCCCCAGGGCACGTccagccgcagccccggcccccgcccggcccAGAGTCCCCCTCTGCTGGCACGTCTCGCCTGCTATTCTTAGCTCTCCAGCAGCGCTGCGCTCTCCCGGCAATGGCACCGTATATTACTATTATTGCTGGCTGCCAACGTCTTGAAGCAGGCAGCCAGGATCGTGATGGGGCTTCCACACCCCTGGTGACCTGTCATTCggtccctgctgggctctggtcTTCAACAGGCTATTTCAGGAAATCCAATGTGATGGCCAGAAGGAGCACAAGCCACACGTTCAGCCCCTGCGCTGGATCCAGGCTCCTCCTGTTTCTGCTCAGATCCAGATTTTAGCTTCGCCCGTGTTGGCAATAAGGGCCAAGAGTCACCTTTGGCTCCAGATCCAAATTTCTGGCTGGGTGGGATCCAGGGTTTCGGCTCAGCTTGCCGGAGAGATGCGAGCGTCTGCAAAACCTGGATCTGGAGCCCCAGCCCCCACCGCAGCAGCTCCACCTGGCCATGAGACCCCAGCACGGGCCCTGATCCTGCCCCTGAgcgtgggcagagctggggagacCCACACCAGCTCAGCCACCAGCCACCCACGCAGGCtctgcatcccacagctcctggcactgctctgcctctgaGCTGCTGATGGGGAGGCTGAAGGAggggccccccaaacacccccagcctgggctTCCCAACACCCTTCACTCATCCCGTGCCTTGCCCAAGCTGCTGGGTGGGAGCCAGGCCCAGCAGGAGGATTGAAGGGActgggggctgctcctccaaGCCCACGTGGCACAAGCCTTGGCACTCAGGAGGGAGATTTGGGCACCAAGCTCAGCACCACCTCAGCCAGGCTTGGAGGGGGACACCACGGTTTTGTCACCCTGTTCAccacagcagggatggctggAGCTGGTCCTGGTGCTCAGTGGGGTGACAACACCCAGGGTAGCCCCAAAGCTGGCTCACACCAACATCTCCCCACGTCAGTGCTCCCACACTGCCACAGCCAAAAGGGGCCCCTCCAGGCTCGGATGTTCCACGGTCACTTTGATGGCTATTTttgcattcccagccctgccggcGCTGTACTAATGCTTGAAAGGGCTGACATGCTCCTTGCAgccatgcccagctcccagtggccttcccctgctccatccctgcacacacagagtccTCAAGGGCTGCGAGCCATGGATGCATTCGGGGGGGAACAGAGGAGCATGGGGGTGAGAAACTGAGAAAGACCAAAAATTCCATCCATTTCCTAAAGGAGAATCTGCACTGCTGACCGGATCCTGCTCCCATTTACACCAAGCAAGGCTGCCTGGATTCCCACAGGGATAACCAGCCCCACCAGccgggctctgtcccctctTCCTGCCCAGGGGACAGGCAAGGATCGGCTGTGAGCGAGGGAGGTGACATGAGGGGCTGGATGTCACAGGATGGAGACACACCAGCGGTCCCAGCACCAACTTGCTCTGCAGATTTGGCACAGGATGGAGGGACCAGACCGACTCCTCCAAGAGACCCCAACAGTctgggggaaggaaggcagcagcaagAGGGAGCAGCCAGACAGGGGCCCCCGAAGCTCTGCTTGCCTGTCAGGCTGGCTGGGACCATGGCTGCACGGTgatgggcacagctcagcactcagCCGGGCACGGTCCTCACCACCCCCTCggcaggatggggagggggagccTCTGGATGAGGAGGGGTCCTGGGCCTGCCCCGAGCCCTCCGCAGCAGCGGGAGAACGCAGGATGGCTGGCGCCGCCATccaggggaggctggaggggctgcgGGCTGCGCCGCTCTCCCCAGCGCCTCGGGCAGCCGGAGATGGGGATGCCCGCTGGGAGATGGGGACCCCCTCTCCCCCACCCACCGGGGAATCCTGGCGGAGCCGAGCGCCGCGGCACCGCTGAGACGCCCCCGGCCATCCCCCGGCTCCTTCCTCCCCGGTTCACCCCCGGACACCGCTCGGTGATGCCGGATGGGTCCGCAGGTGCCACGTCCCGTTCCCGCGGGGCCGGTTCCGCACGGCTCCGGTGCCTCGTTGGTGAGAGCCCCCCCTCCGCACCGAGCATCCCCGGGATCCCTTCCCGCACCCCCCCGCGCTGGGCACGGCCGAGCCCGGGCACCGACCCCCGCTCTGCGCTGGGcacccccggggccgcccccgccgctctTACCCCGCTGCCGCCTCCTACATCCTCCGGCGGCTCCCGGGCGGTTCCCCGACGGCCCGGCTcggccgcccccggcccggctgcTCCCGGCGCGGCTCGGTTGGGCTCGGCTGGTCCCGGCTCGGCCCGGGCCGGCGCCCCGCGCGTGGGAGCGCGGCGGGCGGCAGCATGCGAGTGGCGGCGGCCCCGCAGTGCAGCgcgggcgggcgcggagcggcgggagcggagcggggccgccgcGGCGCCGCCAAGACACGGCGGTGGATTTTCCCCGGGAGCCAgagcgggcggcggcggcgcaaAATGGCTCCGGTGCGGCTCTGCCGCCGCCTCCCGgcgccccgggacccccgggcgGGGAGAGCGGGGGCAGCGGCACGTGGGGCCGGGGAGATGCTGTGGGGGCGAGATGAGTGGTACCCACCCGTGGGcattcctgcagagccagacTGGCACTCAGACAAGGGGTACCCACCCGTGGGCATCCCATGAGGCGCCCTGCAGAGCCGGACTGGCACCGAGATCAGGGGTACCCAACCGTGGGCATTCCTGGAGAGCCAGACTGGCACTGAGACAAGGGGTACCCACCCGTGGGCATTCCTGCAGAGCCGGACTGGCACCGAGATAAGGAGTACCCACCCGTGGGCATTCCTGCAGAGCCGGACTGGCACCGAGATCAGGGGTACCCACCCGTGGGCATCCCCTGAAgcgccctgcagagccagactGGCACCGAGACAAGGGGTACCCACCCGTGGGCATTCCTGCAGAGCCGGACTGGCACCGAGATAAGGGGTACCCACCCGTGGGCATCCCCTGGATCACCCCAGCGAGCTGAGGGCACCCCGGGACTGTCACCCACGCCTGTCCACGGGCACACAGcctgccagggaggggacagagagcagggacagccctggggtaCTGAGACAGCCTTGGGGTAGTCCCTGAGTGCCAGAACAGGCCCGGAGTGCCAGGACAGCCCCGGGgtgccaggacagccccaggaagggtgcagggacagccccgggcAGGGTGCAGCCCCCGAGGCCCAGCCTTCCCCCAGCAGACCCAGGGCCACCCCGCTGCTGCCTGCCCGCTGAGCCACTCACACCACACCCTGTAATTTGAtcataattataataataataattacagCGAGCGCGGGCTGGAAGTGCAGGAACAATAACCTGGGTAACGCCCTGCACGGTGGCGGGAGCAGCGTGGTGGCACAAGCTCCATCCTGGTGCCAAGCTGAGCCCAGAACACCTCaccaggccctgccctgtgcgTGGGGGGACATGACCCAAACAAGTGCCCTACGTGTGTTTTCTATCAGTGCTGTCCATGTCCCAGTGCTGTGATTCAAGTACCAAGGTTTTCCCACTGAACAGGGCAccctggcagagccagagctggagctggggctgtccccactcCTGGTGTGCAGAGAGCCCCCCAAAAGTCCTGGTGCCCCCAGGAAGGGATCTCCAGTCCCAAGcccaccaggccctgcagcatcctgcaTTGCCGACacggctgctcctgctgcaggcggggagcagagctctgcccccTCCTTCAGCAGTTATATAAAAGGATTAAAATTTAATAGGAACTTCAAAAGGGGAAGAACTGGGTGGTCGAAGGCAGCTGGCCTGGGGCCGGGTGTGGAGCTGAGGCACCTTGGGACAcgtcccagctctgctgagcagcagcactgcgGCACATGGAGgcatcacccagcccagccatgggggCAGAGTGCCCAGGCAGCACGGGCAGCACGGGCACCCCATGAACCCACACTGGCTTCACTGAGCCATGCTGTCCCTGGGTCACAGTGGGCACAGAGTCCCCATTCCCCAGGGTCAGGCCTTGCCCAGCACCCCCACCTCTCTGCTGGCATCCAGGCAGCCTTTAATGATTGACCAcccacaggcacagcatcacccaCCCGTCCTGGTGCCCACTGCCGccctgcccatcccatcccatgccagCTATCCCCAGGCATCACatcccctcacatttccttcCATGCACGTGGGTTGCAGTGTGCTGGAGAGCAACACCCCGAGCTGGGGGGCAGCTGATGCACCCCTGGcccccagcacacccagaaCCCCCCTGACTGCACAGCAGCGGCTCTGCCCTCCCGCCGGTGCAGCaccggggctgtgctggcagcaggaacgagccagggctgggaaaacaCCATCTCCCGCCCACACACCGCCTACGGCCGGCCCCGAGCCCGctccgccgcccccgccgcgccgggGCTCACGGAACGGGGGCGGAGGGTGCGGGGTGGGGGCAGCGCCCAGCACGGCCACCCCCGCATgggcaggggatggggctgggaatggggcagggggCGCGGATCAGCAGCCCCCGGTGCAATATCCACCCTGGGACAgggtcctgctgcaggagcagggctgggctgagggccAGCGTTACCCCATATCCAGCCCTCCCCGGGGCACAGAAACTTCGCGGCGAGGGGCCAGCCAAGAAGCCTTTGGTTCGTTCATTTTTAATCCTGGCCAAGAGCAGGAGGGGCGCAGGCATGAGGTTTAGGGACATTGCAGGACAGGATAGGGGGACTCAAACAGACCCTTCCACAGCCCAGCTGATGCCATGGGGGTCTTGGGTCATGCATGTCCCTGCAGGATGGAGACCCCTGGGAGATGACAGCAACCACTGAGCATCCTTCACCATTCTGCCTTCCCACACCCCTCTGTGGCTCAGCTCCCATTGCTGGGTGAGTCCCTCTTgcagtgccagtgccactgtcccagtgccagtGACACCCttccagtgccagtgccagtgccacTCTCCCAGTGCGAGTGATGCTCtcccagtgccagtgccacTCTCCCAGTGCCAGTGCCGCTCTCCCAGTGCCATTGCCACACtcccagtgccagtgccaccctgccggTGCCTGCAATGCGGGGGGCAGGatctgtgctggagcaggagctgccggAGCGTGGGAacgcacagggagcagagcggGGTGGGAGGAGGGGAGCGCACGAAGCCGGAGCTCCCCCCACGCTGCTCCCGATCCCTCACCTGGCAACAGGGACCGGGTCCCAGCGGGAATGTGGCACCGGGGCAGGCGGGGGCAGGACGCTGGTGCCCACCCCGCTAGGAGGAGGTGAAGGAGGATGCTCGGGCACCGGGAGCTGGCCCaggcggggccggcgggggcAGGGGGAAGCACCGGCCGATCTTGCGCAGGGTGCGGTGCAGGTCAGCGCGGAAACGCCGGATGGAGAAGCAGTAAATGACGGGGTCCAGGCAGCTGTTGAGGCTGAGCAGGGCCACACTCAGCgtgtgcagcacatccagggTGTCCGggggagcacagagaggggcagagggcCGGCTCCCCACCCAAGGGGCCAGTGTCAGGTGGTAGGGGGCTACACAGACCACAAAgaccagcagcatccccagcaccatGGCACGGGCCTGCTGCCGGTGCGAGCCTGGCGAGGCAGCAGCGGGCACCGAGAGCGCCCTGGCGATGGAGGCGTAGGtgcccagcaccaccaggaaGGCAACAGAGAAAAACCCCACCATGGCGTAGGCATAGCCCCGCTGCCGCCCGTGCTGCTCGAAGCAGGCGGTGGTCCCGGCGGCCGTGGGGAAGGTCTGGTGGGTGGCCAGGGTGGGCacggcacagcccagccccagcagccaggccagggcacAGGCCAGGGCGGCACCGCGGGGCCCCGGCAGCGGCAGCACCCGGCGCGCCGCCCGCACGGCGCAGAAGCGGTTAAAGCTGATCAGAGCCATGAAGGTGATGGCGCTGTAGGTCGCCAGGTAGtaggcagcccctgccaggcgACAGGTGGCTTCCGAGAGGAGCCAGTCCCCCCCAGCCAGGTAGTAGTGGATCCAGAGGGGAAGGGTGAGGTTGAAGAGGATATCAGCCAGCGTGAGGTTGATGAGGTAGATGCGGATGGCCTTCCTCACCTTGCCGCTCTGCAGGAAGACCAGCAACGCCACCAGGTTGCCCGGCAGCCCCACACACAGCACCAGGCAGTAGGTGATGGGCACCAGCAGGAACTGCACCGGGTTGCTGGGCACACACTCGCCAGGGTGTTCCACCAGCAGCGTTCCTGGCACTGAGCTGTTCATCCCGGGCTCCTGCAAAGATGGAGACAGTCTGTGGCaacccttggggacaggggagggatgTTGGCCTGGACAGGGCAAcctctctggctggcactgctgggcactgaaggcagagccctgcagagatgCCATCATCTGCCAGAAGGGCTCAGCTCacacaggagaggaggagaccccagctctgtccccccACACAACAAGGGAGCCTAGAGGCCGCTGTCAACTGCCCatccagagctcccagggagtggcaggcacagctgcagcacggccaggggacagagctgcagcccgAGGCACCCGAAGGTGCCACACTGGCTCcagtcagcagctgcagggcttaACACCTCCCACACAGCACGTGCCTGTGGGGccacccaccccagccctctcccagcaccccaaatgCCCCATGGAGCCAGCCATGAGGAAGTCACTGACTGGCTAAGCAAGCTGCAGAGTGCAGAAACCCAGGTAGGGACAGGGGGTACAAACACAGGGCCAGAatccccccaggccccccagtCCTGCACAGCGGGGTCTGCCTCTGGTCCTGGCCATGGGAAAGCACACCGTGCTGCAGTGGCTGTATCCAGGGCTGCAGTTACTTCACCTCCCATCACTGCCTGCCCACACCTCGCCAACAAAGGCACTGAGTCACCAGCTGGtgttttccagcacagcagggctggattcGGCACGCACAGCACCCAGCCCCGGGCTGAGGCACGGAGAGCACGAGCTGCTGAGCCTGGGGGACCTGAGTCTGAATCCCTCAGGGgtcccctttccctcctccttccccatcacacacacagggaatgCTCCATCTCACCCACACCACGATTGTTACTCACCTCGTCGGGTCAGGCAGGAGCGGTTCTGtcccctctggctgctcctcactgtgacccagccaggctggggatggctTTAAGTGCTGGggaggcaggggctgcctgaCCCCCACCcaccatcccaaacccccctgtgtTAGtgcctgtggcacagcagctggagtGGGGAGAGCAcctgtgtgtgtatgtaatGGGGAATTCCCTGCTGGAGCCACCCTAAGACCCCCCTGCGCCGGCTGACGGGGCTGGGGGCATGTGGGAGTGGCCAGAACTGGCCTGGCTGGCCccccctgtgtgcccccagcCTCATCTAATTCCAGTTCCCAGGGCCCTTCTCCCACCCACGCCTGCATGAAAGCAGCAGAGGGTCAAgtttctgcagccagcagctggggagaAGAGGGATGCCCCAAAGGGATCAAAGCAGGaatctgcctcctcctgcctctttTGTTGGCTTCAAAGCTGGTTTTaaggggagcagccctgcaggccccCCCAAGATCTGTGAGCGTCTGAGTCGCTGCTTTGTGTGGCCCTGAAGTTTGTGTGTGCTCCTTTGGGACACCAAAGATGTCACCCTGAGGTAGGTGACACTTAAATTCAGGGGTACAGGGGTGTCTTACACACCCCTTGTTCATCCCAACAGCCAGactccccacagagccccctTGTTGGGAGACATTTCAGGTGAGCTGTGGTTCATCCTGAGCATGCTGTGCCCATCGGGGTGGCAGAGGGCGGCTCCCTGTGGGAGCAAGATCCACAAAAAGCACATGCCTGCCTGGGCACTCActcctgtcactgcctgggTGTGCAGCAAGGGGCCTGACACACtgttggggggctgtgggatcCCACCCCAGATGGGCTCTCCCCTCTGTGCCATCTCCTGCACCAGCTCCCACATGTCCCCAGGCCTTCTGTTCAGGCATTGTCCCCAGGGACTGGGtcctccagccccaggacaTCCCCTCAGCCCCTGAGGCTTAACATGGGGGCAAGGCAGAAATAAACAGGGAggcaaaacatgaaaaacaagaggttttattccaaaatttgaaagagagcagagccagcccctgcTTAGTGTGGCCAAACACTGGAAAGAACTGGACAGCTCGTGCGAGTtcagcagtgccatggcagtgtcacagcagtgtcaccatggtgcCATGGCCACCGTcccacagcaccagcccaggTCCCACAGTTTGGGGACAACCAGCACCAGCGTcacaggcagaggcaggagaggaCACACTGTGTCTCATCAGCAGGGATGCAACGTCGTCCCTGAAAACACCATAAAGGCGTTGCTCCCCAGCAGCCGCGCCGTCTGTCCTTCCTGTCTGTCCTTCCCGTCTCTCGTCACTCGAACTTGGGCCGGGGGGCAGCTGGGTACCCGCGGATgttgagcagcaggaggaggccgAGGGACAGGGTGGCCGGGGCACACATGGCCAGCGGCTCCTGCAGCGCCAGCAGCGTGTAGATGGCACCTGGGCAAGGAGCAGAGTGTGGGAATGGGGGTCTCTGGCCAAGGGCGTCCCCAGACCCCACCATGGCAGTGGGTGCCCGCTGGCTCTCACCGATCATGACGACGCTGAGGATGAAGTTGCtgatctcctgcagcagctggggcccAAATGCCAGCAACAGCCCGGCCGTCACCTCCACCCAGCCCACGGCCGCCAGGTACCTGCCCGGCTCCGGCACAAAGCCCAGGTCCTTCAGGGGAAACACCTTGGCAAAACGCACGAACTCCGATGCCTGAGAAGGGTGGGAGAGGGGTGaggcagccctgagcctggggctggggaaatACAACCCCATCCAGTGtgtctgctctgccctgccctgccttcctAAGGGGAT
This window encodes:
- the LOC135457331 gene encoding platelet-activating factor receptor-like is translated as MNSSVPGTLLVEHPGECVPSNPVQFLLVPITYCLVLCVGLPGNLVALLVFLQSGKVRKAIRIYLINLTLADILFNLTLPLWIHYYLAGGDWLLSEATCRLAGAAYYLATYSAITFMALISFNRFCAVRAARRVLPLPGPRGAALACALAWLLGLGCAVPTLATHQTFPTAAGTTACFEQHGRQRGYAYAMVGFFSVAFLVVLGTYASIARALSVPAAASPGSHRQQARAMVLGMLLVFVVCVAPYHLTLAPWVGSRPSAPLCAPPDTLDVLHTLSVALLSLNSCLDPVIYCFSIRRFRADLHRTLRKIGRCFPLPPPAPPGPAPGARASSFTSS
- the TMEM35B gene encoding transmembrane protein 35B, with amino-acid sequence MPGWERGRAAPPRSAPGPARPAMAAAFTALRVLLGVFFFLTGVLKVSDWPSADLHRHMASEFVRFAKVFPLKDLGFVPEPGRYLAAVGWVEVTAGLLLAFGPQLLQEISNFILSVVMIGAIYTLLALQEPLAMCAPATLSLGLLLLLNIRGYPAAPRPKFE